In Rutidosis leptorrhynchoides isolate AG116_Rl617_1_P2 chromosome 2, CSIRO_AGI_Rlap_v1, whole genome shotgun sequence, one genomic interval encodes:
- the LOC139893927 gene encoding protein DETOXIFICATION 29-like gives MESNTNAVPLLTSKHVTQFVPGVGDIPPITGAKVFFDQFLIESKKLWYLAGPAIFTSVCRYSLGAVTQTFAGHVGTLDLAAFSVENSVIAGFSLGIMLGMGSALETLCGQAFGAGQMDMLGVYMQRSWIILLVTALLMMNLYIFATPLLLLIGQTEDIARAAGKMALWMIPQLFAYALNYPIAKFLQAQSKIMVMAYIAATALVLHTFFSWLFMLKLGWGLAGGAVVLNLSWWFIVVSQLVYIFSGTCGRAWSGFSWGAFSNLWSFVKLSFASAIMLCLETWYFMALVLFAGYLKNAEVAVDALSICTNIVGWAVMIAIGFNIAISVRVSNELGAGHPRAAKFAIGVVVASSFTFGTMLAILLLIFRHQYPAIFADSMEVQEAVYALTPLLAACLIINNIQPALTGVAIGAGWQAVIAKINIACYYIFGIPLGLVLGFVADWGIMGIWIGMLTGTVVQTTILFLICYRTNWDKEASMADKRIKEWSGQRNVAEVQ, from the exons ATGGAAAGTAACACAAACGCAGTACCACTTCTTACCTCAAAACATGTCACTCAATTCGTCCCCGGCGTCGGAGATATTCCTCCGATCACCGGAGCAAAAGTATTCTTCGACCAATTTCTTATCGAATCTAAAAAGCTTTGGTACCTCGCCGGCCCCGCCATCTTCACATCAGTTTGCCGTTACTCTCTTGGCGCCGTTACTCAAACGTTCGCCGGTCATGTTGGAACTCTTGATCTCGCTGCTTTTTCCGTCGAAAACTCTGTCATTGCCGGTTTTTCTCTAGGCATCATG CTTGGAATGGGAAGTGCATTGGAGACTTTGTGTGGGCAAGCATTTGGAGCAGGGCAAATGGATATGTTGGGAGTATATATGCAAAGATCATGGATTATTCTATTAGTAACCGCCTTACTAATGATGAATCTATACATATTTGCGACTCCGTTACTCCTGCTTATCGGACAAACCGAGGATATAGCCCGTGCAGCGGGAAAAATGGCGTTATGGATGATACCGCAATTATTCGCTTATGCTTTAAATTATCCGATTGCTAAGTTTTTGCAAGCGCAAAGTAAGATAATGGTGATGGCATATATAGCTGCAACCGCGTTGGTGTTGCATACTTTTTTTAGTTGGTTGTTTATGTTGAAATTGGGATGGGGGTTGGCAGGTGGTGCAGTAGTGTTGAACCTATCGTGGTGGTTCATCGTTGTGTCGCAGTTGGTTTATATTTTTAGTGGGACGTGTGGTAGAGCGTGGTCCGGGTTTAGTTGGGGTGCGTTTAGTAATTTGTGGAGCTTCGTGAAGTTATCTTTCGCATCGGCAATTATGCTTTG CTTGGAAACATGGTACTTTATGGCATTGGTACTTTTTGCCGGATATCTGAAAAATGCTGAAGTTGCTGTTGATGCACTCTCCATATG CACAAACATTGTTGGCTGGGCAGTTATGATAGCAATTGGATTCAATATAGCTATCAG TGTAAGGGTGTCAAATGAACTAGGGGCAGGCCACCCAAGAGCTGCAAAATTCGCAATCGGGGTGGTAGTGGCGTCCTCATTCACATTCGGTACCATGCTCGCCATCCTTCTACTCATTTTCCGACATCAATATCCAGCCATTTTCGCCGATAGTATGGAAGTTCAAGAAGCGGTTTACGCTCTCACTCCATTACTAGCAGCTTGCcttatcattaacaatattcaACCTGCACTCACAG GGGTGGCGATTGGGGCGGGTTGGCAAGCTGTGATAGCTAAAATAAATATTGCATGTTACTACATCTTTGGCATCCCTTTGGGACTCGTTCTGGGATTTGTAGCCGACTGGGGCATCATG GGTATATGGATAGGCATGTTGACTGGAACTGTGGTACAAACAACCATACTATTCTTGATTTGTTACAGAACCAACTGGGACAAAGAG GCCTCAATGGCTGACAAGAGAATTAAAGAATGGTCAGGTCAAAGGAATGTAGCTGAAGTGCAATAA